One window of the Lactococcus lactis genome contains the following:
- a CDS encoding VanZ family protein: MTIYLHSIQIGVLLFFIFLFISLIPYLIVQYRRYGRINFWRFFVNFSFILYLICAYAMTIFPLPPVSEVAKMTGPKQNLVPFEFVRQFILYSPFNINEPSTWLAALKDSTFIQPFFNLLLTLPFGLYLRYLFKRSFKQTFVLSFLLTLSFELIQRSALFGLYPRPYRLFDVDDLMINTLGSLIGFGIAVIFSRFLPDLDATKVESSRVSLSRRFIAFLVDLVLIFIIGSLFLPTGYYSELIILGLVPLVLKATPGQLLLRIQIKAKNRFRIALRQFLSFGNFALIVSAEYFLQRSGTIPQDQLGQNFLLILLFLGLSLLPLLDVLIAFLSKTRKLWYERVSDTEMIAKLKTNEE, from the coding sequence ATGACGATCTATCTTCATTCAATTCAAATTGGAGTTCTTCTCTTTTTTATATTTTTATTTATATCATTAATTCCATATTTGATTGTACAATATCGTCGGTATGGTCGGATTAATTTTTGGCGCTTTTTTGTCAATTTTTCATTTATTCTTTATCTCATTTGCGCTTATGCCATGACAATTTTCCCGCTTCCTCCTGTGAGTGAAGTAGCAAAAATGACAGGTCCAAAGCAAAACTTAGTTCCATTTGAGTTTGTTCGTCAATTTATTTTATATAGTCCTTTTAATATAAATGAACCTTCAACTTGGCTTGCAGCTCTAAAAGATTCAACATTTATCCAACCATTTTTTAATCTACTTTTAACCTTGCCTTTTGGCCTTTATTTAAGATATTTATTTAAACGCTCATTTAAACAAACTTTTGTTTTAAGCTTTTTGCTAACTTTATCATTTGAACTTATCCAAAGGTCAGCTCTTTTTGGACTATATCCTCGACCTTATCGTTTGTTTGATGTTGATGATTTAATGATTAATACGCTTGGAAGTTTAATTGGATTTGGAATTGCGGTTATTTTTAGTCGATTTTTACCAGATTTGGATGCAACTAAGGTTGAAAGTTCAAGAGTTAGTCTTTCAAGACGTTTCATTGCCTTTTTAGTTGATTTGGTTCTTATTTTTATCATTGGAAGTCTATTTCTTCCAACAGGCTATTATTCAGAATTAATAATTTTAGGACTTGTCCCGCTAGTTCTCAAAGCAACGCCAGGTCAATTATTATTGAGAATTCAAATAAAAGCTAAAAATCGTTTCAGAATTGCTTTGCGCCAATTTTTATCTTTTGGAAACTTTGCTTTGATTGTCTCAGCAGAATATTTTCTTCAACGTTCAGGTACAATACCTCAGGATCAATTGGGACAAAACTTTTTACTTATTTTACTCTTTTTAGGATTGAGTCTTTTACCTCTACTAGATGTTTTAATTGCTTTTCTCTCGAAAACAAGAAAACTTTGGTATGAAAGAGTGAGTGATACAGAAATGATAGCAAAATTGAAAACAAATGAGGAGTGA
- a CDS encoding sensor histidine kinase produces the protein MLWFKFFKSKIPQIGVFLLMSAIYIVTFWLWHLPMMAFVNSTLFAVIIFIIYLISSYFRWKANCEAIERVVKDNEELQKKLEQQNLAEREMEDIIRVWSHQMKVPLAAIDLMTQTQVNSEELKNQVFSLENYLKILLEYQRINNLATDFRFEKVSMASLVKELVKKYSSFFIQKNLSIQIEGEWLVNSDQRWLSLAVEQLLNNAVKYTKEGGILIKIKTGELIIQDSGIGILKEDLPRLFEHGFTGYNGRIQQKSTGLGFYLSKLILDKLEFEISINSEIGNGTSVTITKE, from the coding sequence ATGCTCTGGTTTAAATTTTTTAAGTCTAAAATTCCACAAATTGGTGTCTTTTTGCTTATGTCAGCTATTTATATTGTGACATTTTGGCTTTGGCATCTACCAATGATGGCATTTGTTAACAGTACTTTATTTGCTGTCATTATTTTTATTATTTACCTTATCTCATCCTATTTTCGATGGAAAGCAAACTGTGAAGCTATTGAGAGAGTAGTGAAAGACAACGAAGAGTTGCAAAAAAAGTTAGAACAACAAAATCTTGCTGAGCGTGAAATGGAAGATATTATCAGGGTCTGGTCGCACCAGATGAAGGTCCCTTTGGCAGCTATTGATTTAATGACTCAAACTCAAGTTAATAGTGAGGAGCTGAAGAATCAGGTTTTTTCTTTAGAAAATTATCTAAAAATTCTTCTGGAATATCAAAGAATTAATAATTTAGCTACTGATTTCAGATTTGAAAAAGTGAGTATGGCTTCACTTGTGAAAGAATTAGTCAAAAAATATAGTAGCTTTTTTATTCAGAAAAACCTTTCAATCCAAATTGAAGGTGAATGGTTAGTCAATAGTGACCAAAGATGGTTGAGTCTGGCTGTTGAGCAATTACTGAATAATGCTGTAAAGTATACCAAAGAAGGTGGGATTCTAATTAAAATTAAAACTGGTGAATTAATCATTCAAGATAGTGGGATTGGGATATTAAAAGAAGACCTTCCTCGCCTTTTTGAACATGGATTTACTGGATATAATGGTCGGATTCAACAAAAGTCAACAGGTCTTGGATTTTATTTATCTAAATTAATTTTAGATAAATTAGAATTTGAAATTTCAATTAACTCTGAAATTGGAAATGGGACGTCTGTGACAATAACGAAAGAATAA
- a CDS encoding shikimate kinase codes for MSIILIGFMGAGKSTVAKLLTENFTDLDQLIEEEIEMPIAEFFELFGEADFRKIENEVFELALQKNIIIATGGGIIENPKNSEALDREAGVVFLTADFETLWERISMDLQNVRPLAQDKKAAQLLFEKRKNDYAKVADLTIDVTDKSPEQIVEEIREKWGIN; via the coding sequence ATGAGTATCATTTTAATTGGATTTATGGGTGCGGGAAAGTCCACAGTAGCAAAACTTTTAACAGAAAACTTTACTGATTTGGATCAATTAATTGAAGAAGAAATTGAGATGCCAATTGCTGAATTTTTTGAATTATTTGGGGAAGCTGATTTTCGTAAAATTGAAAATGAGGTTTTTGAACTTGCGCTGCAAAAGAATATAATTATTGCAACGGGTGGTGGAATAATTGAAAATCCAAAGAATTCAGAGGCTCTTGATAGAGAAGCTGGAGTTGTCTTTTTGACCGCTGATTTTGAAACGCTTTGGGAACGAATTTCGATGGATTTGCAGAATGTTCGTCCTCTAGCGCAGGATAAAAAGGCCGCTCAACTTTTATTTGAAAAAAGAAAAAATGACTATGCAAAAGTGGCCGATTTAACGATTGATGTTACTGATAAGAGTCCTGAGCAAATTGTAGAAGAGATTCGTGAAAAATGGGGGATAAATTAA
- a CDS encoding histidine phosphatase family protein — translation MRIYFVRHGKTEWNLARRLQGQKGDSPLLPESYEAIERVHKFLEPIEFDKVLSSPQKRALITADLLTNQSVSTDKRLSEWNFGELEGWFISDAIAKYPKEMHDSRFELDQFDGSVFGAESVSSVLNRFDSLAQDLLNSKMDNVLLVGHGASGTAGMRHLAGFPIAELRSVGGLANNTVTVLESNAGHFDLKIWDKQL, via the coding sequence GTGAGAATTTATTTTGTACGACATGGTAAGACGGAGTGGAACTTGGCGCGACGTTTGCAAGGACAAAAAGGAGATTCACCTTTATTGCCAGAATCTTATGAAGCGATTGAACGAGTTCATAAGTTTTTAGAACCAATTGAATTTGACAAGGTTTTGTCGAGTCCACAAAAAAGAGCTTTGATTACGGCAGATTTACTGACAAATCAAAGTGTGAGTACTGACAAACGATTGTCAGAATGGAATTTCGGGGAATTAGAGGGTTGGTTCATTAGCGATGCAATTGCTAAATATCCTAAAGAAATGCATGATTCACGTTTTGAGTTGGATCAATTTGATGGAAGTGTTTTTGGAGCTGAATCTGTGAGTTCTGTCTTGAATCGCTTTGATTCTTTGGCTCAGGATTTGTTGAATTCTAAAATGGACAATGTACTTTTAGTTGGTCACGGGGCTTCTGGAACGGCTGGAATGCGTCATTTAGCTGGCTTTCCAATTGCTGAATTACGTTCAGTTGGTGGTTTAGCCAATAATACGGTCACTGTTTTAGAATCAAATGCTGGCCATTTTGACTTAAAAATTTGGGATAAACAGCTATGA
- a CDS encoding FtsX-like permease family protein, producing MLSLKLAANNIKKGFKSFAPFLMASVTMFVMIFVTASIALSPSISKLKGGSSLSQVMGFALIVLSIFAVLILVYSYRFLQTQRSKEFGLYDILGFGKTRIVGVAFLELLLSYIITVIVGTICGIAFSKFLFLVFVNMIGGNYFNLVISPTAILLLAILFFVFFLVLMMIGVWIIWRSSSLDLLREESKGEKEPKSNLFFAIAAVILLGAGYYIALTVEDPMAAIMKFFIAVLLVIFGTYLFYISFTVWYLKLKKKRPSYYKPNNFITTSSMLYRMKANAVGLGNITILLSMTIVTVVVSLGVFLGTENSVKTYYTREAKTYSVANNTDVKQDIERIKSAAASKNIEIKNLSDMYYAQDLQADRVKSSKDQFITSNKQGVMFDKNSYFATLTTAQTLKSLGNKDIPSLKDNQVLLVDISKNKTSFDSKIKSIQWYGETYQVADTLNSVKDFPSSSVVTVSSKVMMIVFANNQAFDKGLANYNKTISDDQGFSNLASTSIIFDIKPVDEKRFTKAFKEEFKDNKDLSISYSSEALQDQRAQIGGFVFVGFVLGISFILGAALIIYYKQLSEGAQDKRSFKILQEVGLSKEEVQKTIKSQVRLIFFLPLVITIAHFAGAYLMIEKIIMLFDINDRSVIFTISLATIAILAIIYYLIYKATSRVCYKIVER from the coding sequence ATGCTTAGTTTAAAACTTGCGGCCAATAACATCAAAAAGGGATTTAAAAGTTTTGCACCTTTTTTAATGGCCTCAGTTACGATGTTCGTAATGATTTTCGTCACAGCATCAATCGCTTTATCTCCCTCTATTAGTAAATTAAAAGGAGGGAGTTCTCTTTCACAAGTGATGGGATTTGCATTGATTGTTTTATCTATTTTTGCAGTTCTTATCTTAGTTTATAGTTATCGCTTTTTACAAACTCAGCGCTCTAAAGAATTTGGACTTTATGATATTCTTGGCTTTGGTAAAACAAGAATTGTAGGAGTCGCATTTTTAGAATTACTCTTAAGCTATATCATTACGGTTATTGTTGGAACGATTTGTGGGATTGCTTTTTCAAAATTTCTCTTCTTAGTGTTTGTAAATATGATTGGAGGAAATTATTTTAATCTAGTCATCAGTCCCACAGCAATTTTATTACTTGCCATTCTCTTCTTTGTTTTCTTTTTAGTTTTAATGATGATCGGAGTTTGGATTATCTGGCGTTCTTCAAGTCTTGATCTTCTAAGAGAAGAGTCAAAAGGTGAAAAAGAACCAAAATCAAATTTATTTTTCGCCATTGCCGCAGTCATTCTTTTAGGAGCTGGTTACTATATCGCTTTAACGGTTGAAGACCCAATGGCAGCAATAATGAAATTCTTTATTGCCGTTTTACTTGTTATCTTTGGTACTTATCTTTTCTATATTAGTTTTACCGTTTGGTACCTTAAATTGAAAAAGAAACGTCCAAGTTACTATAAACCAAATAATTTCATTACAACAAGTTCTATGCTTTATCGAATGAAAGCAAATGCTGTTGGTCTAGGGAATATCACTATTTTGTTATCTATGACAATTGTGACCGTAGTTGTCAGTTTAGGTGTTTTTCTTGGAACTGAGAACTCAGTAAAAACCTACTATACCCGAGAAGCAAAGACTTATTCGGTTGCAAATAATACGGATGTAAAACAAGACATTGAACGAATTAAAAGTGCCGCAGCTAGCAAAAATATAGAAATCAAAAATCTATCTGATATGTACTATGCTCAAGATTTACAAGCCGATAGAGTCAAGTCGTCTAAAGATCAATTTATTACTTCAAATAAGCAAGGAGTGATGTTTGATAAAAATTCATATTTTGCGACCTTAACAACTGCTCAAACACTTAAATCTTTAGGAAATAAAGATATTCCTTCTTTAAAAGACAATCAAGTCTTACTTGTGGACATATCGAAAAATAAAACGTCATTTGATAGTAAGATCAAATCAATTCAATGGTATGGAGAGACTTATCAAGTTGCTGACACGCTTAATTCTGTTAAAGATTTTCCATCAAGCAGTGTTGTAACGGTTTCTTCTAAGGTTATGATGATTGTCTTTGCTAATAATCAAGCTTTTGATAAAGGACTCGCTAATTACAATAAAACAATTAGTGATGATCAAGGATTTTCAAATCTTGCATCAACATCAATCATCTTTGATATCAAACCTGTTGATGAAAAAAGATTTACTAAAGCTTTCAAGGAAGAGTTTAAAGATAATAAAGATTTATCGATTTCATATAGCAGTGAAGCTTTGCAAGATCAGCGCGCTCAAATTGGAGGATTTGTCTTTGTTGGTTTTGTTTTAGGAATTAGTTTCATTCTTGGAGCTGCATTAATTATCTACTACAAGCAACTCTCAGAAGGGGCACAAGATAAACGCTCATTCAAAATTCTCCAGGAAGTGGGACTTTCAAAAGAAGAAGTTCAAAAAACAATCAAATCACAAGTTCGTTTGATATTCTTCCTACCATTAGTTATCACTATCGCCCATTTTGCTGGTGCATATTTAATGATTGAAAAAATAATAATGTTGTTTGACATTAATGACCGCTCAGTTATTTTTACTATTTCCTTAGCAACAATTGCAATCCTTGCAATTATTTACTACCTCATCTATAAGGCAACGAGTCGTGTTTGCTACAAAATTGTTGAAAGATAA
- the pheA gene encoding prephenate dehydratase, which translates to MKIAYLGPRGSFCSVVAETAFVSEELFAYDSILDVIEAYDEGKCDFALVPIENSTEGTVNMSIDKIFHDSKATVVAEFVLPISQNLLARSKEGKIEHIYSHPQALAQTRNYLREHYPQAKVEITDSTSAAAEFVKNHPDLPIAAVANSYAAKMYDLEIVAKNIQDLAGNSTRFWLLGKEKKSFDLLKTGEKVSLALTLPDNLPGALHKAISVFAWRDIDMTKIESRPLRTRLGQYFFNIDLVNNEKNNLKIPYALEELSGLGVKVRLLGNYAVYSLGEV; encoded by the coding sequence ATGAAAATTGCGTATTTAGGACCTCGTGGCTCTTTTTGTTCGGTGGTGGCTGAGACAGCATTTGTATCAGAAGAATTATTTGCTTATGATAGTATTCTGGATGTTATTGAAGCTTATGATGAAGGAAAATGTGATTTTGCTCTTGTTCCTATTGAAAATTCGACTGAAGGAACTGTGAATATGAGTATTGATAAAATTTTTCATGATTCTAAGGCGACAGTTGTGGCTGAATTTGTTTTGCCAATTTCACAAAATTTGCTGGCTCGTTCAAAAGAGGGGAAAATTGAACATATTTATTCCCACCCTCAAGCGCTTGCACAAACACGAAATTATTTACGAGAGCATTATCCACAGGCAAAGGTTGAAATTACGGATTCTACTTCAGCAGCAGCTGAATTTGTGAAAAATCATCCAGATTTGCCAATTGCAGCTGTTGCTAATTCTTACGCGGCTAAAATGTATGATTTAGAGATTGTTGCCAAAAATATTCAGGATTTAGCAGGAAATTCTACTCGGTTTTGGTTATTGGGAAAAGAGAAAAAATCATTTGATTTACTAAAAACAGGTGAGAAGGTGAGTTTGGCTTTGACTCTACCTGATAACCTGCCAGGAGCGCTTCATAAAGCGATTTCTGTTTTTGCTTGGCGTGATATTGATATGACAAAAATTGAATCACGTCCTTTAAGAACAAGGCTAGGTCAGTACTTTTTTAATATTGATTTAGTAAATAATGAAAAAAATAATTTAAAAATTCCTTATGCTCTTGAAGAACTATCAGGTTTGGGAGTAAAGGTTCGTTTATTAGGAAATTATGCAGTCTATTCATTGGGAGAGGTGTAA
- the aroA gene encoding 3-phosphoshikimate 1-carboxyvinyltransferase yields MKLKINSQGLKGRLKVPGDKSISHRSIMFGSIAKGKTVIYDILRGEDVLSTIEAFRAMGVEIEDKGEVITVHGKGISELKAPEKALDMGNSGTSTRLLSGILAGLPFETTLFGDDSLSKRPMDRVATPLQLMGAEIAGQTDKVKLPMTIKGSTHLKAIDYVLPVASAQVKSAVIFAALQAEGLTKVVEKEKTRSHTEEMLVQFGGELKVSDKTILVPGGQKLVGQKVVVPGDISSAAFWLVAALVVENSELILENVGVNETRTGIIEVIQAMGGQLEILEQDNVAKSATLKVKASQLKGTEISGDLIPRLIDELPIIALLATQAQGETIIRDAAELKVKETDRIAVVANALNSMGAKIQPTDDGMIIQGGTKLHAPENSINTLGDHRIGMMAAIAALLVKNGEIELERAEAIQTSYPSFFDDLEQLSENI; encoded by the coding sequence ATGAAATTAAAGATAAATTCGCAAGGCTTAAAAGGACGTTTAAAAGTTCCAGGAGATAAATCAATCTCACATCGTAGTATTATGTTTGGCTCTATTGCTAAAGGAAAAACTGTTATTTATGATATTTTACGTGGAGAAGATGTCTTATCTACTATTGAAGCTTTCCGTGCGATGGGAGTTGAGATTGAAGATAAGGGTGAGGTGATTACTGTCCACGGTAAAGGAATTTCAGAACTTAAGGCTCCTGAAAAAGCACTGGATATGGGAAATTCCGGAACTTCAACTCGTCTTTTATCGGGAATTTTAGCAGGCCTTCCTTTTGAAACTACTTTGTTTGGTGATGACAGTTTATCAAAAAGACCAATGGATCGTGTAGCAACTCCTTTACAATTGATGGGGGCAGAAATTGCTGGTCAAACCGATAAGGTTAAATTACCGATGACAATTAAAGGAAGCACGCATTTGAAGGCAATTGACTATGTTCTTCCGGTGGCTTCGGCTCAGGTAAAATCAGCTGTAATTTTTGCTGCTTTACAGGCAGAAGGGCTGACGAAAGTTGTTGAAAAGGAAAAAACACGCTCACATACGGAAGAAATGTTAGTTCAATTTGGTGGAGAACTAAAGGTTTCTGATAAAACAATTCTTGTACCTGGTGGACAAAAACTTGTGGGTCAAAAAGTAGTAGTTCCTGGAGATATTAGTTCGGCAGCTTTTTGGTTGGTTGCGGCCTTGGTTGTTGAAAATTCAGAACTTATTTTAGAAAACGTTGGAGTTAATGAAACAAGAACTGGAATTATCGAAGTCATTCAAGCAATGGGTGGACAGTTGGAAATTTTAGAGCAAGATAATGTGGCAAAGTCTGCAACTCTAAAAGTAAAAGCTAGTCAATTGAAAGGAACTGAAATTTCAGGTGATTTAATTCCTAGATTAATTGATGAATTGCCAATCATTGCTCTCTTAGCAACGCAAGCTCAAGGCGAAACAATTATTCGAGATGCGGCTGAGCTTAAAGTAAAAGAAACTGACCGAATTGCTGTTGTCGCGAATGCTCTTAATAGTATGGGGGCCAAAATTCAACCAACAGATGATGGAATGATTATTCAAGGTGGAACGAAACTCCATGCTCCAGAAAATTCAATTAATACTTTAGGTGACCATAGAATTGGAATGATGGCTGCAATTGCAGCACTTTTGGTTAAAAATGGGGAAATTGAGCTTGAACGTGCCGAAGCAATTCAAACAAGTTATCCAAGTTTCTTTGACGATTTAGAACAATTGTCGGAAAATATTTGA
- a CDS encoding response regulator transcription factor gives MTKIFIVEDDEIIVKAIKIALEKEFQVRSVSNFRAVKQEIMEFEADLVLMDIGLPFYSGFYWTNELRKLSQIPIIFISSASDDMNQVTAMNQGADDFVTKPFSLEILNAKIKALLRRSYSFSGIEKLEFAGYVLSENTLISTQEGEREEIELTSSENKILTLLFRGNGEVVTKEKILQELWQTDEFIDANTLNVKMTRLRKKLGEIGFDKHIMTKRGSGYALV, from the coding sequence ATGACTAAAATATTTATTGTAGAAGATGATGAAATTATTGTGAAAGCAATTAAGATTGCCTTAGAAAAAGAATTTCAAGTCAGAAGTGTTTCCAATTTTCGAGCAGTAAAACAAGAAATTATGGAATTTGAAGCAGATTTAGTATTAATGGATATTGGGCTACCATTTTATAGTGGTTTTTATTGGACAAATGAATTAAGAAAACTTTCCCAAATTCCTATTATCTTTATTTCTTCGGCATCGGATGATATGAATCAAGTAACCGCCATGAATCAAGGAGCTGATGATTTTGTAACTAAGCCATTTTCATTAGAAATTTTAAATGCAAAAATAAAAGCTTTACTGCGCAGAAGTTATTCTTTTTCAGGGATTGAAAAGTTAGAATTTGCTGGTTATGTTTTATCTGAAAATACTTTGATTTCAACTCAAGAAGGTGAACGCGAAGAAATTGAGCTAACAAGTTCTGAAAATAAAATTTTAACTCTTCTTTTTCGTGGAAATGGTGAAGTGGTGACCAAGGAAAAAATTCTACAAGAGTTGTGGCAAACAGATGAATTTATTGATGCAAATACTTTAAATGTAAAAATGACTCGTTTACGCAAAAAACTTGGTGAAATTGGCTTTGATAAGCATATTATGACAAAAAGAGGAAGTGGTTATGCTCTGGTTTAA
- a CDS encoding prephenate dehydrogenase: MKKILIIGLGLIGSSIALGIKRAHPDFEILGSDRENIQEIAQKRGIIDSKVSLVEGAQKADIIILAVPIITTLELLKKLATLNLKKGLLITDTGSTKSEIVELANQLFDEDKVRFIGGHPMAGSHKSGVMAADINLFENAYYVLTQENQELRDLLKGLHAKFIILDAKEHDRVTGQVSHFPHILASALVWQSDDFSKEHPLVKHLAAGGFRDLTRIAEADSLMWTSVLLSNPEITIDRIENFKKQLDEIALKIANKDSAAIEHFFEQGKKIRQAMEIHKGALPNFYDLFISVPDEKGVVLKVLGLLEDFSITNVKINEENREDIHGQLQISFKRAEDLKEAREIIEKATDFTVV, from the coding sequence ATGAAAAAAATATTAATCATTGGACTTGGTCTCATTGGAAGTTCAATTGCCTTAGGGATAAAAAGAGCTCATCCTGATTTTGAAATTCTTGGCTCTGATCGTGAGAACATTCAAGAAATTGCTCAAAAGCGCGGAATTATTGATTCTAAAGTTAGCTTAGTTGAAGGAGCTCAAAAAGCAGATATTATTATTTTGGCTGTTCCAATTATAACCACTTTGGAGCTTTTGAAAAAGCTAGCAACTTTGAATTTAAAAAAAGGTCTTTTGATTACAGATACAGGTTCAACCAAGAGCGAAATTGTTGAACTGGCAAATCAACTTTTTGATGAAGACAAAGTACGATTTATCGGTGGACATCCGATGGCTGGCTCTCATAAATCAGGAGTAATGGCGGCAGATATTAATTTATTTGAAAATGCTTATTATGTTTTGACCCAAGAAAACCAAGAATTACGTGATTTACTTAAAGGACTTCATGCCAAATTTATTATTTTAGATGCAAAAGAGCACGACCGAGTCACTGGGCAGGTTTCTCATTTCCCGCATATTTTGGCTTCGGCCCTTGTTTGGCAGTCAGATGATTTTTCAAAAGAACATCCTTTAGTGAAACATTTAGCGGCTGGTGGTTTTAGAGATTTAACTAGAATTGCAGAGGCTGACAGTTTGATGTGGACAAGTGTCTTATTATCAAATCCAGAAATTACGATTGATAGAATAGAAAATTTCAAAAAACAATTAGATGAAATTGCTTTAAAAATTGCTAATAAAGATTCTGCAGCTATAGAACACTTTTTTGAACAAGGTAAAAAAATTCGTCAAGCCATGGAAATTCATAAAGGGGCTTTGCCAAACTTTTATGATTTATTTATTTCGGTTCCCGATGAAAAAGGAGTTGTTTTAAAGGTTTTAGGCTTACTAGAAGATTTCTCAATAACAAATGTAAAAATTAATGAAGAAAATCGCGAAGATATTCATGGTCAACTTCAAATTTCATTTAAGAGAGCGGAAGATTTAAAAGAAGCACGAGAAATTATTGAAAAAGCAACTGATTTTACAGTTGTTTGA
- a CDS encoding YxeA family protein yields the protein MKKILFGIIALIILVGGAGFAWYKVSYGGGTYYVQITKDGKEKEVSDNSGKKFKEYDYDIKSYQKDGKEKRVTFMADHNLRKEAYLKLTVNSVKGVTSWEEVKKLEVPKEALKKLNNNS from the coding sequence ATGAAAAAAATACTTTTTGGAATAATAGCACTTATCATCCTCGTCGGTGGAGCAGGTTTTGCATGGTACAAAGTAAGTTATGGTGGAGGAACCTACTACGTTCAAATCACAAAAGACGGAAAAGAAAAAGAAGTCAGTGATAATTCAGGAAAAAAATTTAAAGAATATGATTATGATATAAAATCCTATCAAAAAGATGGAAAAGAAAAGAGAGTTACATTTATGGCAGACCACAATCTCCGTAAAGAAGCTTACCTGAAGTTAACAGTTAATTCCGTTAAAGGAGTAACCTCTTGGGAAGAAGTTAAAAAGTTAGAGGTTCCTAAAGAAGCCCTTAAGAAATTAAATAATAACTCATAA
- a CDS encoding ABC transporter ATP-binding protein, whose protein sequence is MLLEVKHLKKIFKTRFSKEETTALVDIDFGVEEGEYIAIMGESGSGKTTLLNILSTLEKPTSGQVLLNKEDITAIKDKEISAFRRDHLGFVFQDFNLLDTLNVRDNIYLPLVLSKSSVELMKSRLKILAPKLNIENLLEKQPFELSGGQKQRVAVARALISQPDLVLADEPTAALDFKNSEDLLNLFEEINDSGQTIIMVTHSSLAASHAKRVLFIKDGVLYHQLYRGEKSSTEFAKEITLSMTAFLGASEDEEVSLNA, encoded by the coding sequence ATGTTACTCGAAGTAAAACATCTCAAGAAAATTTTTAAAACAAGATTTTCAAAAGAAGAAACCACAGCCCTAGTTGACATTGATTTTGGTGTAGAAGAAGGCGAATATATTGCCATTATGGGGGAATCTGGTTCAGGAAAAACAACCTTGTTGAATATCCTATCAACTCTTGAAAAACCAACTTCTGGACAAGTACTCTTAAATAAAGAAGACATTACGGCTATTAAAGATAAAGAAATTTCTGCATTTAGACGTGATCATCTCGGTTTTGTCTTTCAAGATTTCAATTTACTTGATACCCTTAACGTCAGAGACAATATTTACCTTCCACTCGTTTTATCAAAATCAAGCGTAGAATTAATGAAGAGTAGACTAAAAATTCTCGCACCTAAACTAAACATTGAAAATCTCTTAGAAAAACAACCTTTTGAACTTTCAGGAGGACAAAAACAGCGGGTTGCTGTAGCACGTGCCTTGATTAGCCAACCTGATTTAGTTCTTGCCGATGAACCCACAGCGGCTTTGGACTTTAAAAACTCAGAAGACTTACTCAACCTTTTTGAAGAAATTAATGATAGTGGTCAAACCATTATCATGGTTACTCACTCAAGTTTAGCTGCAAGCCATGCGAAACGTGTTCTTTTTATAAAAGACGGTGTTCTTTACCATCAACTTTATCGTGGTGAAAAAAGCTCAACTGAATTTGCAAAAGAAATTACTCTTTCAATGACTGCTTTCTTGGGAGCATCAGAGGATGAGGAGGTGTCCTTAAATGCTTAG